The region GCGGGCCTGCCGGGTTGACCGCGGGTCTTTACGCGGCGCGGGCGAACCAGAAGGTTCTGCTGCTGGAGGGCAGCGTTACGGTCAGCCAGATCACCATCACCGACATGATCGAAAATTATCCGGGCCTGCCCGAGGTAACGGGAGTTGAACTGGTACAGAACTTCAAGAACCAGGCCCTTGCCTTCGGCCTCGACATTCAGACGGAGCATGTTTCGAAGATCGAAGGAGAGACCCGTGACGAACTTCCCGGATGGAAGGTCACCACCGACGCGGGGGTTCATCGATCCCTTTCGGTTATCATGGCCACCGGTGCGTCATGGCGACATATCGGCGTACCCGGGGAGGAGGGGTTCATCGGAAGGGGTGTCTCCTTCTGCGCTACCTGCGACGCGCCCTTCTACCGGAACCGGGCCGTCGCCGTTGTCGGCGGCGGGGACACGGCCGTCCAGGAGGCCCTGTTCCTGACGAAATTCGCGAGCCGTGTCACCATCATCCACCGCAGGAACCGGCTGCGGGCGACGGGCATTCTTCAGGAACGTGCCTTCGCCAACGAGAAGATAGCCTTTGCCTGGGATTCGGTGGTGGAGGAAATCATGGGCGATGCCGCGGGCGTCACGGGCCTGAAGCTACGAAACGTGAACGATAAAAGCCTTCAGGACCTTCAGGTCGACGGCGTGTTCGTCTTCATCGGCCTTGATCCGAACACCGCGCTGGTCAAAGACCTTGTCAAATGCGACGATCGTGGTTATATTATCACCGATTCCGACATGAAGACATCGGTGAGGGGCATTTTTGCATGCGGTGACTGCATTCGGAAGACCTTGAGACAGGTCATAACGGCCTGCGGTGACGGCGCGACGGCGGCTTTCAATGCCGAGTTGCATGTGGATGAATTGAAGGGGCAGGCCTATGATTAGCCTGTTCGATGGAGACCGTACATGCCGATATATGAGTATCGATGCAAGAAATGCAAACATGAATTTGAAGAACTGAGATTTTCCGGTGATCGGGACAGCGATGTGGTCTGTCCCAAGTGCGGAAAAAAGGCCGCTGAACGGATGATGTCCGTCTTCGGCGG is a window of Deltaproteobacteria bacterium DNA encoding:
- the trxB gene encoding thioredoxin-disulfide reductase, which encodes MDKQETFDVIIIGGGPAGLTAGLYAARANQKVLLLEGSVTVSQITITDMIENYPGLPEVTGVELVQNFKNQALAFGLDIQTEHVSKIEGETRDELPGWKVTTDAGVHRSLSVIMATGASWRHIGVPGEEGFIGRGVSFCATCDAPFYRNRAVAVVGGGDTAVQEALFLTKFASRVTIIHRRNRLRATGILQERAFANEKIAFAWDSVVEEIMGDAAGVTGLKLRNVNDKSLQDLQVDGVFVFIGLDPNTALVKDLVKCDDRGYIITDSDMKTSVRGIFACGDCIRKTLRQVITACGDGATAAFNAELHVDELKGQAYD
- a CDS encoding zinc ribbon domain-containing protein, with the protein product MPIYEYRCKKCKHEFEELRFSGDRDSDVVCPKCGKKAAERMMSVFGGKGGSCGSCTSCSPSSSFT